Genomic segment of Kibdelosporangium phytohabitans:
GGTCGTACAGCGAAGATCCGTCAGCAAGAGTGAAGTGCGGTGCGCGGCAACCAGGCACCGTGGACGGAACGTAGGTACCCATCGTGTAGCCGGGGGCGTCCTCGCCGTCGTAGGCGATGATCGGGGAACCGTGGTAGGCGTACCCGTAGTTCAGCCCGGCGGCGGCGAACTGCGGCTCGTTCAGCTCGCGCACCGCGGTTCCGAAGGCCTGGCGCGCCGCCTCCCCTTCCGGGGTGTCGTCCTCAAGCGCCTCGGGAAGTCCCGGGCGCGCAAGCTTCCGCTGGTGGTCCATCGCGAAGTGCGACACCTGCTCGGTGATCGGCCGCCGCTCGGCTTCGTAGGCGTCCAGCACTCCTTCCTCGGCCCAGCCGGCCAGATGAGCGCCGAGCAGCCAGGTCAGGTCGAGCACATCCGCGATACCGGCGTTCATCCCGAAACCCGCGAACGGCACCCACAGATGGGAGGCGTCGCCGGCGAGGAACACCCGGCGGTCGCGGAAGCGGTCGGCCAGCAGGCGACGCGCGACCCAGTCCTCCTTCGAGACGACGTCGTACTCGAACGCCTCGTCCACCCCGAGGATCGCGCGGATCGCCGCGTCCCGGTCGACCGAGCCCTCAGTCCCGGCCTCCTCGGGCGACAGGTAGGTGTGCACGAGGAACGTTTCGCTGCCGTCGATCGCGTACACGTGCCCGACGCGGCGGGCGTTGAACGTGTAGTAGCCCCACGCGCGCGGCTCGTCGGCCGACATCAGCGAGTACAGCTCCGGCGCGCGGACGCAGGTGGACTGCACGTGCTGGAGTACCGGATCACCGCTGAGCTTCGCGCCGATCTGTTTGCGCACCGCCGAGCGGCCGCCGTCCGCACCGATCAGGTAGCGGGCGCGCAGCGTGCGTTCGTTTCGACCATCCACATCGGACACCATTGCCGAAGCTGACGACCCATCCTGTTCATGCGAAAGGAACTTGGTCCGGTTGAGCAGCGTCACCCCGGACGCGGCCGCGGCATGCCGGGCGAGGATCGGTTCCAGGAAGGTCTGGTTGATCCGGTGCGGCGGTTCCGGCGTCGCCCAGTTCGTGTCGGGTCCGGTGCGGGAGGTGTACCGCTCCCCGCTCGCCGGGATCGGGATGCGCGACAGCTCCCGGCCGGTCAGCGAGGTCCGGAACGCGACGTCCTGCGGGTAGTCGTGCGGGAGTCCGGCCGCGCGCACCTCGGCGGCGATCCCGAGCCTGCGGAAGCTCTCCATGGTGCGCGAGGCGACGTGGTTGCACTTGACGTTCGGCGGTTCGAGGAACTCGCGTTCCTCCACCACGATCGCCGACACGCCGCGGCTGTTCAGGTCCAGCGCGGCGACCAGGCCCACCGGGCCCGCGCCGACGATGAGGACGTCCGCGTCCACGGTCCTCAACACTGAATCCCCTGCGCGACCACGCCGAGATGCTCGGTCATCAGCCTGCGGGCGGCGGCCTCGTCGCGGCCCTCGATCGCTTCGAGGATGCGGCGATGCGCACCCACCGTCCGGGTCGCTCGCTCGGCGTTGGTGTGCACGGCATACACACTCTCCCGCGGACGGTTGAGGGCGCCGACCGACGCGGCGATCGCCGGGTTCCCGCTGAGCAGCCCCAGCCGGGCATGGAATTCCAGCGACAGCGGGTTGTACCGGCCGACGTCCTGGACGTGTTTCTCCGATTCCTCGACCAGTGCCCGCAGTTGCGCCACCTGGTCGTCGGTGGCTTCGCGCGCGGCAAGCGCGGCGGCCGCGGGTTCGACCGCGTGCTGGGCTTCCAGGAGCTGATCGGTCCGCATACCGAGCAGGTGCAGTTGGACGGAAAGCGAGTCGGCGATGCGGCCGATGTCCGCCCCGCTCCCCTCCGCACCGAGTTCGTGGTACTCGCCGGACCAGTACAGCAACGGCTGCCCGGTTCCGCCGCCCGCCGCGACGACCTCCCCGACCAGGATGATGTGGTCGCCGCCGCTCAGCATCGTGTGCACGGT
This window contains:
- a CDS encoding FAD-dependent monooxygenase, whose amino-acid sequence is MLRTVDADVLIVGAGPVGLVAALDLNSRGVSAIVVEEREFLEPPNVKCNHVASRTMESFRRLGIAAEVRAAGLPHDYPQDVAFRTSLTGRELSRIPIPASGERYTSRTGPDTNWATPEPPHRINQTFLEPILARHAAAASGVTLLNRTKFLSHEQDGSSASAMVSDVDGRNERTLRARYLIGADGGRSAVRKQIGAKLSGDPVLQHVQSTCVRAPELYSLMSADEPRAWGYYTFNARRVGHVYAIDGSETFLVHTYLSPEEAGTEGSVDRDAAIRAILGVDEAFEYDVVSKEDWVARRLLADRFRDRRVFLAGDASHLWVPFAGFGMNAGIADVLDLTWLLGAHLAGWAEEGVLDAYEAERRPITEQVSHFAMDHQRKLARPGLPEALEDDTPEGEAARQAFGTAVRELNEPQFAAAGLNYGYAYHGSPIIAYDGEDAPGYTMGTYVPSTVPGCRAPHFTLADGSSLYDHLSPGYTAVVRRGADVAVLTEEADRRGIPFGVVEVDVVPEVYRHPITLVRQDQTVVWRGGAPDRERAAQLWEKLRGANPG
- a CDS encoding flavin reductase, giving the protein MTADDERIDSFRQAAGRFASGVTVVTTALDGHLYGITATSFVSLSLNPLLVTVSINVHSPILGEIRASGVFAINVLGRHQQEVSACFARRGRGRSKDRFDEVETHREATGAPVVTGALSWFDCTVHTMLSGGDHIILVGEVVAAGGGTGQPLLYWSGEYHELGAEGSGADIGRIADSLSVQLHLLGMRTDQLLEAQHAVEPAAAALAAREATDDQVAQLRALVEESEKHVQDVGRYNPLSLEFHARLGLLSGNPAIAASVGALNRPRESVYAVHTNAERATRTVGAHRRILEAIEGRDEAAARRLMTEHLGVVAQGIQC